The following DNA comes from Spirochaetales bacterium.
GAGGTTTCATTCGTTAAAAAAGTCGCGCAGGTGCTTTGCAGGGGAGGAGAAAAAACGGTGAAGTACCGGTTCGAGTACAATGGGATAAAGGACTGTAACGCTCTCTTTGCGTTCTACGACGGAAACAAGGTATGTACGTTCGGCTGTCTGGGGCTGGGAAGCTGTATCCGCGTGTGCCCTGTCGCCGCTATCGATTATGATGATGAAAATCTCGTGTGGGTGGACGGGGAAACATGTATCGGCTGCGGCAAATGCATCGAAGTGTGTCCGACCGGCGTCATGCAGTTTCTCCCTCACGATACGGATTTTTTCGTGGCCTGCCGATCGACGGATAAAGGCGCCGCGGTGAGAAAATATTGTTCGGTGGGCTGTATCGGCTGCAAAGTGTGTGAAAAACAATCCCCGGAGGGGGGTTTTATTGTCGAAAACAATCTCGCGCGGATAGATTACCGGATGCGGGGCGACCGGAGTGCCGCCGCCCAAAAATGTCCTCCGAAGTGTATTATAAGGAATACGATTCAGGTTACTGAAACATGAAAACGATACAAATTATATTCGGTACTCACAACAGCCAACCGGTCGGTAATTTTGAAACCGTGATGGAGGGGATCTATCAGCACGCCTATAAGCCCTTTCTCTGCATTCTCAACAAACATCCCGAGTTTCCGGTAACCCTTCACTACAACGGCGTTCTTTTTGAATGGCTGGAAGAAAAGCATCCGGAGTTTTTGATGCTTCTGGATGAGATGGTGAAACGCAAACAAGTTGAGCTTTTGGGCGGCGGCTATTACGAACCCGTCCTTTCCATGATCCCGAACTCGGATAAACTGGGCCAGATCGAACATATGACGACATTCATTCGTTCGCGTTTCGGAAGACGGCCCAGGGGAACATGGGTGACCGAACGCGTCTGGGAACCCAACTACGCCTCTATTTTACGGAACAGCGGCATCGAGTATGTTTTCCTCGACGATATACACTTCAAAGCCGCGGGCATCGACGACAAAGATCTTTTTTATCCCTATCTGACGGAAGACCACGGAAAGATCATCTCCGTATTTCCGATTTCCAAGCCGCTGCGATTCATCATCCCCAACAAGGATCCCGATGAGGTCGTCAATTACATAAAAAGCCTGGCGAACGAGGATGGCGACCGGGTGGTGACCATCATAGACGATGGTGAAAAGTTCGGGGAGTGGAAAGGATCGTATGAGCGCTGTTACAAGACAAACTGGTTGTCCCGTTTTATGGACCTCATCGCGGACGCTTCGGATTGCATCGTCCCCGTTCATCCAACAAGGTATCTGAGGTCGAACGCGGTCAGGGATAAGATATATTTTCCTTCTATGTTGTATGATGAAATGATGGACTGGGTGCTTTCCCCGTCACGGACAAAAAGGCTTTCAGACGTCAGAAGAAAAGTGGC
Coding sequences within:
- a CDS encoding RnfABCDGE type electron transport complex subunit B is translated as MVEVLIHIVWAFLVVGGLGVTFGLLLSLASRLFAVKKDMRTARLEEALPGLNCGACGFAGCVSYAEAIVGGEAALTLCTAGGSQTAEKLAGIMGVDLEVSFVKKVAQVLCRGGEKTVKYRFEYNGIKDCNALFAFYDGNKVCTFGCLGLGSCIRVCPVAAIDYDDENLVWVDGETCIGCGKCIEVCPTGVMQFLPHDTDFFVACRSTDKGAAVRKYCSVGCIGCKVCEKQSPEGGFIVENNLARIDYRMRGDRSAAAQKCPPKCIIRNTIQVTET